The genomic stretch TTGCTTGGCCCAATCCATCCGGCTCCAGAAGAACAGCCCGGCGCTGCCGCCGAGGAGACAGAAGAGCGTGATCAGCAATTCGCCAAGCCCAAGGCCATGGCCGACCACCGTATAGGGAAACAGACCGAGCCCGATCCAGAACAGCTTCTGCCATTGATAGGAATCGTGCCGCTTGGCGATCCTGCGGCGCGCCGACCAGATCTCCTTCGCCTCGTCGGAGAACGGCAACAGCCGCCGGAGCACGACCGGGATCAAATACAGCGCGATCAGGATCGCGAGGAACAGCGCCAGATCCATCCAGACCCGATCGCGGGACCCGGAGATCGCGCGCAGCAGCGGGGGCATCGAAAGACCAAGCGCAACGCGCCAGGCCATGCTCCACGGCGGACTATCCAATCCGACCAGAAATCGTTCGACCGGTGCCATGATTTGCCCTGCCTGTTCGGTTAGGAATTAGCGAGGGAGCGCCTTGCGGCATATTCCCTCAACAGTGAAAGCCCCAATCGCAGCGGTCCGGTCACCTTGAAGATGCCCACCACCACGGCGAAATAGACCGCGAGGCAGATCGCGCCCGACAGCAACGGCCGGACCAGCTGAATGTAATCCGTCAGAAAGATCTGCTGGATTCCGAACCCGACCGCCACGCCGGCGAGGGCCGCGATGGTCGGCGGACCCACCGCGCGCAGCACGTCGTCATAGCCTATGCCGACCGGACGCCCGGCATAGACCAGCGCCGGAATGAACAGTCCGAACATGACGACCGCATAGGTCGTCGCCACGCCGATGACGCCGAAGGGAAGACCGGCGATCAAGGCGGCCAGCTGAACCAGCGCGCTGACCAATCCCCACCGCATCCAGCGGTCGGACCGGCCGGCGGCGACATGAACCCAACCCAATGAACGTTCGACGCCATGGGCGATGCCGCGCAGCGCGAAGATGCAGAGCAATGGGCCGGCCGGCGCCCATTTCGGCCCCAGCAGCAGCACCACCAGATCCTGCCCGGTGACGGCCAGCACCGCGAAGGCCGGGGCGGAGAAGAAGCTCAGCGACGACAATGCCGTGGCCCATGCCCGCTTGAACTGGTCGAGGTCATTCCTGAGCTTGCTCAGGCCGGACACCGCTATGCTGTGCAGCGGCTCGGTGAGAATGCTGAGCAGATTGCTGTAGATCGTAAACGCATTCTGGAAATATCCGAGCGGACCCGGCCCGTAGACATAGCCGATGGCGATGCGATCGCCCGCGCGCGACAGATAGTCGGTCATGGTGAATCCGGTCACGCCCAGGCCGAAGCGAACCAATTCCCTCACATCCGGCGTGACAAGCGGGCGCCCCGGCACCCAGCGGCAGGCGGTCCATACGCCCGCAACCGCCAGCGTCGACGTCACCAGCGGCTTTGCGACCAGCGCCCAATAGCCAAAGCCGGTGAGCGCCATCACGACGCTGACCACGCTGCCCACCGCATTGGCCGAAATATCGATGATGGCAATGCGGCGGAACTGCATGGCACGGCGCATCAGCGCGTAGTGCTGGGTCGACAGCGCCGACATGATGAACGTCGCCGACAGCGCCAGCGCGATGCCGGTCAGCGACGGCTCGTCGAACATCCGCGCGATGACACCGCTGCCGCCGGCCAGCAACAGTGTCAACAGCAGGCCGATCGCGATATTGAGCCAGAACAGCGAGCTGATTTCCACCTCGCTGATCCGGGTCTTCTGGATCGACGCCTCGGTGGTTCCCAGATCGATCAGCATCGGGGCGAACCCCACCAGGGCCAGCACGATGGCGACGAGGCCGAAATCATGAGGTCCGAGCAGACGCGCCAGCACGACGGTCGACGCCAGCTGCACGAAAACGTTGAGGCCCCGCGCGATCACATAGGTGACGCCGCTGCGCAGCGAGCTGCGCTGAAGGCCGACGAAGGCCTTGTTGTCGGCGAAATATCGATCGACATTCCGGCTCAAATGACGGCGCCCTCATCCGGCGACGGCGCACGGCCCGAACACGGCGTCACCGCATCTTCCGTGGCACGCTCCAGCCAGATCTCCCGCCAATAGGGATAGATCGCGCGCGGGCAGAAGCGACGGCAGACCGAATAGCGCGACTGGCAGACCACATCCTTGAGGATGATCGCGTCGGTCTTGAACCGCACCATCTTGCCGCTGCACTCGTCGATGATCTGCGACTGCCGCCGATCGACCTCGTAAGTGCGCCCGGTGAACGGCACCATTTCGACGTCGAAATACAATCCGCGATTGCGATAGTTGGAATCCAGCGTCGGCAGAATATCCTTGAACGGCTTGACCCGGACCCTCTCGCCCTGCTGCAGATCGAGCTGCTGTCGCGGCACCGGCGTGCCGATCGGCACGCCGAACGGCCGCACCGGATAGGGCGCGCCACCGACCGCGCGCGCGAACCGGTCATAGCTCCAGCGCATCGCCGAGCCGAGGCCGATCCCGGCTTCGGCCACCGTGCGCCACAGCGAGTACAGCAAACCGGCGGCGAGCTGCGACAGGCGGACATTGCCGGAGCTGTAGTCCTCCCAATATTGCCGCAGATCCCACCATTTCAGCGGCTGGGTGGCGAATTTGATCTGGGTGTTCTGGCAGACATAGGTCGGCTCGGTTTCGCCGGGCGCAGGGGGGATCTTCACGCCGGCGCGAAGCGACGCCTCGATCGCGCGGACGCGGTCGGTAGCCTCACCGTTTGCCGGCGCCGCGCCGTGCGTCGTCGCGGGATCGACCCGCTTCAGCCAGGCCTCTTTCCAGAAGATCAGACAGCCCGCTTCGCACTGATCATGCGCCGCCCCGTCGCAGCGAAGATTTTCCAGGTGAACGGTGCGTGCCATCTTGCGGCCGCCGACCCCCATCGCCGGATCGCAGGTCTTGTGGGCCCGCTTGCCGACCCGCAGCGTCGTCCCGCAATATTTCAGCATTTCCGGCATGAACGGCAGCTCGTCCAGCCGCCCGTTGCGATCCAGCGTGGCGAAGATTTCCTCCGCGGTACGGACCTGCACCCATTCATCGGCGCGGAGTCCCAACGATAGGCTGTTGTCGAGCTCGGCTCTCATGGCGGCGTTCCGGTTAGGGCTTAGTCGGCGAAATCATTGGTCGGCAACTCCACGGCAATCCGCCGCCATTTCGGCGGCCGTTACAGCAGCGAAAGCTTGCGGCCGAAAAAAGCTTCGGCGTAGCGCTCGGGCGCGCGGCACTCCATGCCTCTGATCCGCGCCAGACCGCGAAAGGTCTCTTCGTCGAACCATTGCTTGGAGCGCTGGCTGCCGAAATGCGCGATCAACAGCTCGATCTTGCGCTGCAGCGCTTGCGCCGACACCGGGACGTAGACATTCGGTTGCCCGATGTCGCCATCCCATTTGGGGATCTCGTATTCGAGGATCTGATGATCCCGGAATGTGTTCCAGGTCAGCCGGCAGAC from Rhodopseudomonas sp. BAL398 encodes the following:
- a CDS encoding lipopolysaccharide biosynthesis protein, giving the protein MSRNVDRYFADNKAFVGLQRSSLRSGVTYVIARGLNVFVQLASTVVLARLLGPHDFGLVAIVLALVGFAPMLIDLGTTEASIQKTRISEVEISSLFWLNIAIGLLLTLLLAGGSGVIARMFDEPSLTGIALALSATFIMSALSTQHYALMRRAMQFRRIAIIDISANAVGSVVSVVMALTGFGYWALVAKPLVTSTLAVAGVWTACRWVPGRPLVTPDVRELVRFGLGVTGFTMTDYLSRAGDRIAIGYVYGPGPLGYFQNAFTIYSNLLSILTEPLHSIAVSGLSKLRNDLDQFKRAWATALSSLSFFSAPAFAVLAVTGQDLVVLLLGPKWAPAGPLLCIFALRGIAHGVERSLGWVHVAAGRSDRWMRWGLVSALVQLAALIAGLPFGVIGVATTYAVVMFGLFIPALVYAGRPVGIGYDDVLRAVGPPTIAALAGVAVGFGIQQIFLTDYIQLVRPLLSGAICLAVYFAVVVGIFKVTGPLRLGLSLLREYAARRSLANS